Proteins from one Staphylococcus saprophyticus subsp. saprophyticus ATCC 15305 = NCTC 7292 genomic window:
- a CDS encoding AEC family transporter, producing the protein MSEMLYILQTVLLPIFIMIFLGYILQKKFTLDLNTLAKLNIYVFVPGFIFVKFYKTHFALSLLFYIIIFFVIYMFVLFLIGKLLSMFRKTDKGETTTLTNSLMFFNSGNYGVPVNDLVFKGDPLAMSVQVIVLSLQNIFTFSYGVFAIQSLHIGKLKALLGYFKMPVLYALLLAIILNYNHIPIPEFIWTPANYVADAMIAIALLMLGAQISNIKFSLKWSKSYAYVFIRLIIGPLIALVIIKIMGIEGIIAQTLFIASAMPTSVNSSVIAQEYDNHPELAAELVFLSTLLSAITVVIVIYMSKILF; encoded by the coding sequence ATGAGTGAAATGTTATATATACTACAGACTGTACTTTTACCTATTTTTATCATGATATTTTTAGGATACATACTGCAAAAGAAATTTACATTAGATTTAAATACATTGGCCAAACTTAATATCTATGTCTTTGTGCCTGGATTTATTTTTGTGAAATTTTACAAGACGCATTTTGCGTTAAGTTTATTGTTTTACATTATCATTTTCTTCGTAATCTATATGTTTGTACTATTTCTTATTGGTAAGTTATTGTCTATGTTCCGTAAAACGGATAAAGGGGAGACAACAACGCTTACAAACAGTCTGATGTTCTTTAATTCGGGTAACTACGGTGTCCCAGTAAATGATTTGGTTTTCAAAGGCGATCCATTAGCAATGTCTGTTCAAGTTATTGTGTTATCTTTGCAAAACATATTCACGTTTTCTTATGGTGTATTTGCGATTCAATCTTTACATATAGGAAAGTTAAAGGCACTTTTAGGTTATTTTAAAATGCCTGTGTTATATGCATTATTACTAGCAATTATATTAAATTACAATCATATACCTATTCCTGAATTTATTTGGACACCAGCGAATTATGTTGCCGATGCTATGATTGCGATTGCGTTATTAATGCTAGGTGCTCAAATATCTAATATCAAATTTAGTTTGAAGTGGTCCAAATCCTATGCGTATGTTTTTATAAGATTGATTATAGGGCCCTTGATTGCCCTTGTTATTATCAAAATCATGGGGATAGAGGGCATCATAGCTCAAACATTATTCATCGCATCAGCAATGCCAACGTCTGTAAATAGTTCAGTTATCGCACAAGAATATGACAATCATCCTGAATTAGCAGCAGAACTTGTCTTTTTATCTACTTTATTAAGTGCCATTACAGTTGTCATCGTGATATACATGTCTAAAATATTATTTTAA
- a CDS encoding antibiotic biosynthesis monooxygenase family protein, whose translation MFVAEVAFSTNKEHEQQLYNKVKKTQSELHNVAGLKSSEVWTKSKSDDVEYVVVSKWDEKKDFQNWVARPSHVEEHKAMHKKSKNGEADKPPFQKTLRQYTVVEF comes from the coding sequence ATGTTTGTAGCAGAAGTTGCTTTTTCGACTAACAAGGAACATGAACAACAACTATATAATAAAGTAAAGAAAACACAATCCGAGTTGCATAATGTGGCTGGTTTAAAATCATCAGAAGTGTGGACAAAATCTAAATCAGATGATGTTGAATATGTTGTTGTAAGTAAATGGGATGAGAAAAAAGATTTTCAAAATTGGGTTGCTAGACCTTCTCATGTTGAAGAGCATAAAGCAATGCATAAAAAATCTAAAAATGGTGAAGCTGACAAGCCACCTTTTCAAAAGACATTACGTCAATATACAGTAGTAGAATTTTAA
- the nrdD gene encoding anaerobic ribonucleoside-triphosphate reductase: protein MNKLEKNLKHLITKDPTVVNENANKDSATFSTMRDLTAGVVSKSYALDYLLPKHVAQAHEAGDIHFHDLDYHPFQPLTNCCLIDAESMLSHGFQIGNATVTSPKSIQTASAQLVQIIANVSSSQYGGCTIDRVDELLSKYAKFNEMKHRQIAEKFVHESVIDTYVDERVTQDIGDAIESLEYEINTLYTSNGQTPFVTLGFGLGTDRYSRKIQEAILSTRIKGLGKDRITAIFPKLVFSIKRGVNLNESDPNYDIKQLALECSTKRMYPDILNYDKTVELLGDFKAPMGCRSFLPAWKDKDGHYENNGRCNLGVVTLNVPRIALESKGDMEAFWKIFHQRMAIMHDALVYRIERIAQATPENAPILYQNGAFKHRLKETDDIMTLFKGQRATLSIGYIGLYEAATVFYGPHWERLSKAKAFTLDILKSMKAYQLKWTEQYDIWFSIYSTPSESLTDRFCRLDREQFGEIADITDKGYYQNSFHYDVRKDVTPFEKIDFEKDYPEYASGGYIHYCEYPKLNHNLKALEAVWDYAYDKVSYLGTNIPIDHCRKCGFVGDFKTTAKGYQCPQCGNDDPKSVDVVKRTCGYLGNPVQRPTIEGRHKEMCARVKHLKDASV from the coding sequence ATGAACAAACTTGAAAAAAATTTAAAGCATCTCATTACGAAAGATCCAACTGTAGTTAATGAAAATGCTAATAAGGATAGTGCTACATTTTCGACTATGAGAGATTTAACAGCAGGTGTAGTGTCTAAGTCGTATGCTTTGGATTATTTATTACCTAAGCATGTCGCTCAAGCCCATGAAGCAGGAGACATTCATTTTCATGATTTAGACTATCATCCATTCCAACCACTCACGAATTGTTGTTTAATTGATGCAGAAAGTATGTTGTCACATGGCTTTCAAATAGGTAATGCGACCGTAACGTCACCGAAATCTATACAGACTGCATCAGCACAATTAGTACAAATTATTGCTAATGTGTCTAGTAGTCAATACGGCGGCTGTACAATAGATCGCGTTGATGAATTGTTGAGTAAATACGCAAAATTTAATGAAATGAAACATCGACAAATTGCAGAAAAATTTGTACATGAGTCAGTCATTGATACATATGTAGATGAGCGAGTAACGCAAGACATTGGGGATGCCATTGAGAGTCTCGAGTATGAAATCAATACGCTATACACTTCGAATGGGCAGACACCTTTTGTTACACTCGGCTTTGGATTAGGAACTGATCGATATAGCCGCAAGATTCAAGAAGCGATATTATCTACTAGAATTAAAGGGTTAGGTAAAGACCGTATTACTGCAATTTTTCCTAAATTAGTTTTTTCAATTAAAAGAGGTGTTAATTTAAATGAGTCAGATCCCAATTATGACATTAAACAGCTCGCTTTAGAATGTTCAACTAAACGCATGTATCCAGATATATTAAACTATGATAAAACAGTGGAACTATTAGGAGATTTTAAAGCACCTATGGGTTGCCGATCATTCTTACCTGCATGGAAAGATAAAGATGGTCATTATGAGAATAATGGCCGCTGTAATCTAGGTGTGGTAACACTGAATGTACCAAGGATTGCTCTGGAATCAAAAGGTGACATGGAAGCTTTTTGGAAAATATTTCATCAGCGTATGGCCATAATGCACGATGCACTGGTTTATCGAATTGAACGTATTGCACAAGCTACGCCAGAGAATGCACCGATTTTATATCAAAACGGGGCATTTAAACACAGATTAAAAGAAACAGATGACATTATGACATTATTTAAAGGGCAACGTGCAACTTTGTCTATAGGATATATTGGGTTATATGAAGCGGCAACGGTATTTTATGGGCCTCATTGGGAACGTTTATCTAAAGCAAAAGCATTTACATTAGATATATTAAAATCGATGAAAGCATATCAGTTAAAATGGACAGAGCAATACGATATTTGGTTTAGTATCTATAGCACACCAAGTGAATCCTTAACGGATCGTTTTTGTCGACTAGATCGTGAACAATTTGGAGAAATAGCTGATATCACAGATAAAGGTTATTATCAAAATTCATTCCATTATGATGTTAGAAAAGATGTGACGCCTTTTGAGAAAATTGATTTTGAAAAAGATTATCCAGAATATGCGAGTGGTGGTTATATCCATTATTGCGAGTACCCGAAATTAAATCATAATTTAAAGGCATTAGAAGCGGTTTGGGATTATGCTTACGATAAAGTAAGTTATTTAGGCACAAATATCCCAATTGACCATTGCAGAAAATGTGGATTTGTCGGAGATTTTAAAACAACTGCAAAAGGCTATCAGTGTCCGCAATGTGGCAATGATGATCCTAAGTCGGTAGATGTGGTTAAACGTACGTGTGGCTATTTAGGCAATCCTGTTCAACGGCCTACTATAGAAGGTCGCCATAAAGAAATGTGCGCGCGCGTTAAACATTTGAAAGATGCATCAGTATGA